Within Campylobacter jejuni, the genomic segment AGAAGGTATAGAAATCAAAGTCGTTCAAACAGGGAAAGGATATGCCAAAATAGGCATAGAAGCTCCAAAATCCCTTATGATACTTAGAAAAGAACTTGTTCAACAAGTAAAGGATGAAAATTTACATTCTGTTGTTCAGAATGATATTAAACTTGATGACTTAAGCAAAAAACTAATCAAATGAAAGCTTACGCTAAAGCAAATATTTTTTTAAAACTTACCGGTTTTGACTCAAGAAAATATCATCTTTTAGAATCACGATTTATACTTTTAAAAGATCTTTTTGATGAGCTTGAGCTTGTTGATAAAGAATCAGACTCTAAAAAAGAATTTGAAATCATTAGTAATTTTAAATGCGAAAATAATATTATTCAAAAGGCTTATTTGCTACTTTCTAAAAGATATAATAACGAATTAAAAGAATTATTTAGCAAAAAAAGCCTAAAACTCACAAAAAATATC encodes:
- the csrA gene encoding carbon storage regulator CsrA, whose protein sequence is MLILSRKENESIIIGEGIEIKVVQTGKGYAKIGIEAPKSLMILRKELVQQVKDENLHSVVQNDIKLDDLSKKLIK